One Miscanthus floridulus cultivar M001 chromosome 11, ASM1932011v1, whole genome shotgun sequence DNA window includes the following coding sequences:
- the LOC136492584 gene encoding probable E3 ubiquitin-protein ligase HIP1 isoform X2 produces MQGQRNSMEHFADVFGFDIASSSGNPVMDQQSYWNNVLGSVESQNLQGYQMNHSDAAMAYGNEAQQDGTFLGFWESGEASSSGSALNYGSSNNVKTEHLNIGGGLRIGERRMVADNGISLDVDINLNANVNDLCGQSSNVNCTSQGPEQYGGSDRNGINSQPTDLRLHPYRTFLLGAEQADSFTLNPSENPLDDFSLMQESIDQRPGSSLDGRRLACKRKNIEGANGQSSAGASTSFSHRNDNAFHNIASSTFNPAPIRNSSSPNCLPVPSSIEDQLPRYGTNAGISSGTYDLNGGVNNAGNSQRSFRARTTTSQQIAPCSVWPSSNAIRLSNSWNHQPPHFQSAFDDPQEVIPVVSSLNLQYQHPVNVPGVPQAANRFTGHGASSSRAGSLENRILGSEDVPRRNVVPTNYSDLVPPSAVDLRRLVPEPSNWSSDVRGTAISGSIPPVSRANNSSTVNPPAGFNHQNLTRRHPRNLSEEIGRLSGALGGHQPPRLRSGFLLERQGDGVWGVPLSTRGREGRRLMEIRNALEMIHRGENVRLESIFYGGVDIHDRHRDMRLDIDNMSYEELLALEERIGNVSTGLSEEDVIKLLKQRKFSSWRLKASLDPEPCCICQEEYVDGDDLGRLDCGHDFHAGCIKQWLVAKNVCPICKNTALKT; encoded by the exons ATGCAAGGGCAGAGGAATTCTATGGAGCATTTTGCTGATGTTTTTGGATTCGACATTGCATCTAGTTCAGGCAACCCTGTGATGGATCAGCAGTCATATTGGAATAATGTTCTTGGATCAGTAGAATCACAGAATCTTCAAGGTTATCAGATGAATCACAGTGATGCCGCCATGGCATATGGAAATGAGGCACAGCAAGATGGTACATTTCTTGGTTTCTGGGAATCAGGCGAAGCAAGTTCAAGTGGCAGCGCACTAAACTATGGCAGCTCCAACAATGTCAAAACAGAGCATCTTAACATTGGCGGTGGACTGAGGATTGGTGAAAGGCGAATGGTAGCTGATAATGGCATTTCTCTGGATGTGGATATCAACCTTAACGCCAACGTTAACGATCTATGTGGTCAAAGTTCAAATGTTAACTGTACCTCTCAAGGTCCTGAGCAGTATGGTGGCAGTGATCGTAATGGTATAAATTCTCAGCCAACTGACCTGAGATTACACCCATACAGGACATTCCTGCTAGGTGCAGAGCAAGCAGACTCTTTTACTTTGAATCCTAGTGAAAACCCTTTGGATGATTTTTCATTAATGCAAGAAAGCATTGATCAAAGACCAGGTAGTTCCCTGGATGGTCGCCGGCTAGCGTGCAAGAGAAAAAATATTGAAGGAGCCAATGGCCAGAGTTCAGCAGGTGCTAGCACAAGTTTTTCCCACAGGAACGATAATGCTTTCCATAACATTGCTTCTTCAACTTTCAATCCTGCACCGATCAGAAATTCGTCCTCTCCCAATTGCTTGCCAGTTCCAAGTTCTATTGAGGATCAACTCCCGCGATATGGAACTAATGCAGGGATCTCATCTGGTACCTATGACCTTAATGGAGGGGTCAACAATGCTGGGAATTCGCAGAGAAGTTTCCGGGCAAGAACTACCACGTCTCAACAGATTGCTCCCTGTAGTGTATGGCCTTCTTCAAATGCTATAAGACTTTCTAATTCATGGAATCACCAGCCACCTCATTTTCAAAGTGCATTTGATGATCCCCAGGAGGTTATTCCTGTGGTCAGCAGCCTCAACTTGCAATACCAGCATCCAGTGAATGTTCCTGGTGTGCCACAGGCTGCAAACCGTTTCACTGGCCATGGAGCTTCATCATCGAGAGCTGGCAGTTTGGAGAACAGAATTCTTGGTAGTGAAGATGTTCCTAGGAGGAATGTGGTGCCTACCAACTACTCTGATTTAGTTCCCCCATCTGCTGTAGACCTGAGACGTTTGGTGCCAGAACCATCTAATTGGAGCTCTGATGTCCGAGGCACTGCAATATCAGGAAGTATTCCTCCTGTATCAAGAGCTAATAACAGTTCAACAGTCAATCCACCAGCAGGATTCAATCATCAAAACCTCACCAGACGCCATCCTCGAAACTTGTCAGAG GAGATTGGTCGTCTATCTGGAGCACTCGGCGGCCATCAACCCCCACGCCTAAGGTCAGGGTTTCTGTTGGAGCGCCAGGGCGATGGTGTTTGGGGTGTTCCTTTATCAACAAGGGGTAGGGAAGGAAGAAGGTTAATGGAG ATCCGGAATGCACTTGAAATGATTCATAGAGGGGAGAATGTAAGGCTCGAG TCTATCTTCTATGGCGGCGTTGACATTCATGACAGACACAGGGACATGCGCCTTGACATTGACAATATGTCCTATGAG GAGCTATTAGCACTTGAGGAAAGAATAGGAAATGTTAGCACTGGCCTCAGCGAGGAAGATGTGATAAAGTTGCTGAAACAAAGGAAATTTTCATCTTGGAGACTAAAAGCATCTTTGGACCCTGAACCGTGTTGTATCTGCCAG GAGGAGTATGTTGATGGAGACGATCTTGGGAGGCTGGACTGCGGGCACGACTTCCATGCTGGCTGCATCAAGCAATGGCTGGTGGCGAAGAACGTGTGCCCCATCTGCAAAAACACCGCATTGAAGACCTGA
- the LOC136492584 gene encoding probable E3 ubiquitin-protein ligase HIP1 isoform X1, producing the protein MQGQRNSMEHFADVFGFDIASSSGNPVMDQQSYWNNVLGSVESQNLQGYQMNHSDAAMAYGNEAQQDGTFLGFWESGEASSSGSALNYGSSNNVKTEHLNIGGGLRIGERRMVADNGISLDVDINLNANVNDLCGQSSNVNCTSQGPEQYGGSDRNGINSQPTDLRLHPYRTFLLGAEQADSFTLNPSENPLDDFSLMQESIDQRPGSSLDGRRLACKRKNIEGANGQSSAGASTSFSHRNDNAFHNIASSTFNPAPIRNSSSPNCLPVPSSIEDQLPRYGTNAGISSGTYDLNGGVNNAGNSQRSFRARTTTSQQIAPCSVWPSSNAIRLSNSWNHQPPHFQSAFDDPQEVIPVVSSLNLQYQHPVNVPGVPQAANRFTGHGASSSRAGSLENRILGSEDVPRRNVVPTNYSDLVPPSAVDLRRLVPEPSNWSSDVRGTAISGSIPPVSRANNSSTVNPPAGFNHQNLTRRHPRNLSEEIGRLSGALGGHQPPRLRSGFLLERQGDGVWGVPLSTRGREGRRLMEIRNALEMIHRGENVRLEVSSSNIHAGRVKFASLCYPVKGVPSAESSRSVRGLGKGVSGKPYPHLCNARRPRLESGTFRSPSIFYGGVDIHDRHRDMRLDIDNMSYEELLALEERIGNVSTGLSEEDVIKLLKQRKFSSWRLKASLDPEPCCICQEEYVDGDDLGRLDCGHDFHAGCIKQWLVAKNVCPICKNTALKT; encoded by the exons ATGCAAGGGCAGAGGAATTCTATGGAGCATTTTGCTGATGTTTTTGGATTCGACATTGCATCTAGTTCAGGCAACCCTGTGATGGATCAGCAGTCATATTGGAATAATGTTCTTGGATCAGTAGAATCACAGAATCTTCAAGGTTATCAGATGAATCACAGTGATGCCGCCATGGCATATGGAAATGAGGCACAGCAAGATGGTACATTTCTTGGTTTCTGGGAATCAGGCGAAGCAAGTTCAAGTGGCAGCGCACTAAACTATGGCAGCTCCAACAATGTCAAAACAGAGCATCTTAACATTGGCGGTGGACTGAGGATTGGTGAAAGGCGAATGGTAGCTGATAATGGCATTTCTCTGGATGTGGATATCAACCTTAACGCCAACGTTAACGATCTATGTGGTCAAAGTTCAAATGTTAACTGTACCTCTCAAGGTCCTGAGCAGTATGGTGGCAGTGATCGTAATGGTATAAATTCTCAGCCAACTGACCTGAGATTACACCCATACAGGACATTCCTGCTAGGTGCAGAGCAAGCAGACTCTTTTACTTTGAATCCTAGTGAAAACCCTTTGGATGATTTTTCATTAATGCAAGAAAGCATTGATCAAAGACCAGGTAGTTCCCTGGATGGTCGCCGGCTAGCGTGCAAGAGAAAAAATATTGAAGGAGCCAATGGCCAGAGTTCAGCAGGTGCTAGCACAAGTTTTTCCCACAGGAACGATAATGCTTTCCATAACATTGCTTCTTCAACTTTCAATCCTGCACCGATCAGAAATTCGTCCTCTCCCAATTGCTTGCCAGTTCCAAGTTCTATTGAGGATCAACTCCCGCGATATGGAACTAATGCAGGGATCTCATCTGGTACCTATGACCTTAATGGAGGGGTCAACAATGCTGGGAATTCGCAGAGAAGTTTCCGGGCAAGAACTACCACGTCTCAACAGATTGCTCCCTGTAGTGTATGGCCTTCTTCAAATGCTATAAGACTTTCTAATTCATGGAATCACCAGCCACCTCATTTTCAAAGTGCATTTGATGATCCCCAGGAGGTTATTCCTGTGGTCAGCAGCCTCAACTTGCAATACCAGCATCCAGTGAATGTTCCTGGTGTGCCACAGGCTGCAAACCGTTTCACTGGCCATGGAGCTTCATCATCGAGAGCTGGCAGTTTGGAGAACAGAATTCTTGGTAGTGAAGATGTTCCTAGGAGGAATGTGGTGCCTACCAACTACTCTGATTTAGTTCCCCCATCTGCTGTAGACCTGAGACGTTTGGTGCCAGAACCATCTAATTGGAGCTCTGATGTCCGAGGCACTGCAATATCAGGAAGTATTCCTCCTGTATCAAGAGCTAATAACAGTTCAACAGTCAATCCACCAGCAGGATTCAATCATCAAAACCTCACCAGACGCCATCCTCGAAACTTGTCAGAG GAGATTGGTCGTCTATCTGGAGCACTCGGCGGCCATCAACCCCCACGCCTAAGGTCAGGGTTTCTGTTGGAGCGCCAGGGCGATGGTGTTTGGGGTGTTCCTTTATCAACAAGGGGTAGGGAAGGAAGAAGGTTAATGGAG ATCCGGAATGCACTTGAAATGATTCATAGAGGGGAGAATGTAAGGCTCGAG GTCAGTAGCAGCAATATCCATGCTGGACGAGTTAAGTTTGCCAGCCTGTGCTACCctgtaaagggcgtacccagtgcagagagctcccgctctgtgcggggtctggggaagggtgtcagtggcaagccttaccctcacctgtgcaatgcgaggagaccgcgactcgaatccgggaccttccggtcaccg TCTATCTTCTATGGCGGCGTTGACATTCATGACAGACACAGGGACATGCGCCTTGACATTGACAATATGTCCTATGAG GAGCTATTAGCACTTGAGGAAAGAATAGGAAATGTTAGCACTGGCCTCAGCGAGGAAGATGTGATAAAGTTGCTGAAACAAAGGAAATTTTCATCTTGGAGACTAAAAGCATCTTTGGACCCTGAACCGTGTTGTATCTGCCAG GAGGAGTATGTTGATGGAGACGATCTTGGGAGGCTGGACTGCGGGCACGACTTCCATGCTGGCTGCATCAAGCAATGGCTGGTGGCGAAGAACGTGTGCCCCATCTGCAAAAACACCGCATTGAAGACCTGA
- the LOC136493859 gene encoding ethylene-responsive transcription factor RAP2-1-like, translated as MQGEYRSSSEESAASAAAAAAAAAAAAMAPLAAAAAAAVKMEAEQAAGAAAPQLGPAHQHHHQQMQPRRQYRGVRMRKWGKWVAEIREPHKRTRIWLGSYATAVAAARAYDTAVFYLRGRSARLNFPDEIPSLALSEGGGGDGEPDPADGGGAGTLSAASIRKKAIEVGSRVDALQTGMMVPPPHHRERQRHHHHHHLPQLRVHAHAEEEQEQKPQPPQRPAWSGRVKNPDLNRAPSPESSDAE; from the coding sequence ATGCAGGGCGAGTACCGGTCTTCCAGCGAGGAgtcggcggcgtcggcggcggccgcggcagcagcagcagcagccgcagccaTGGCTCCTCTggcggccgccgctgccgccgcggtgAAGATGGAGGCGGAGCAGGCGGCGGGAGCGGCGGCGCCGCAGCTGGGGCCGgcgcaccagcaccaccaccagcagATGCAGCCGCGGCGGCAGTACCGCGGCGTGCGCATGCGCAAGTGGGGCAAGTGGGTGGCGGAGATCCGGGAGCCGCACAAGCGCACGCGCATCTGGCTGGGGTCCTACGCcacggccgtggcggcggcgcgcgcctACGACACGGCCGTGTTCTACCTGCGCGGCCGGTCGGCGCGGCTCAACTTCCCCGACGAGATCCCCTCGCTGGCGCTGTCGGAGGGTGGTGGCGGGGATGGGGAGCCCGACcccgccgacggcggcggcgcaggcACGCTGTCCGCGGCGTCCATCCGGAAGAAGGCTATCGAGGTGGGGTCCCGCGTGGACGCGCTCCAGACCGGCATGATGGTCCCGCCGCCGCACCACCGCGAGCGCCAgaggcaccaccaccaccaccacctgccgCAGCTGCGTGTCCACGCGCAcgcggaggaggagcaggagcagaagCCGCAGCCGCCGCAGCGGCCGGCGTGGAGCGGGCGCGTGAAGAACCCGGATCTAAACCGGGCGCCGAGCCCCGAGAGCTCCGACGCCGAGTGA
- the LOC136493860 gene encoding flavanone 3-dioxygenase 2-like, producing the protein MAASDALPVVDLAPFFTEDVKGGTAGATEAVRQACQTHGFFRAVNHGVPVDLMARALELSAAFFALPDEEKAKVRAAQGSKVPVPAGYGRQPAHVADKNEYLVVFDPKLGLSAYPAEPDGFRETVEECYSKFTELGLLIQKILNECMGLPPGFLKDHNDDLMIVRRYLPATEEESTGFSAHEDASCITLICQDDVGGLEVLKDGHWVPAEPGGGSIIVNIGDVIKVLSNSKLKSATHRVVSKAAHRHSLSFFSNPHGDRWVEPLPEFTAKIGEAPRYRGFLYKEYQRLLVRNKTHPPARHEDVVNITRYAI; encoded by the exons ATGGCGGCAAGCGACGCGCTCCCCGTGGTTGACCTGGCGCCTTTCTTCACCGAGGACGTCAAGGGCGGCACCGCCGGCGCTACCGAGGCCGTGCGCCAGGCATGCCAGACGCACGGCTTCTTCCGCGCCGTCAACCACGGCGTGCCGGTCGACCTCATGGCACGCGCGCTGGAGCTGTCAGCCGCGTTCTTCGCGCTGCCGGACGAGGAGAAGGCCAAGGTCCGGGCGGCCCAGGGGTCCAAGGTGCCTGTCCCAGCCGGTTACGGACGGCAGCCGGCGCACGTGGCCGACAAGAACGAGTACCTGGTGGTCTTTGATCCCAAGCTCGGGCTCAGCGCGTACCCCGCTGAGCCTGATGGATTCAG AGAGACAGTGGAGGAGTGCTACAGCAAGTTCACCGAGCTGGGGTTGCTCATCCAAAAGATCCTGAACGAGTGTATGGGGCTCCCGCCGGGCTTCCTCAAGGACCACAACGACGACCTCATGATAGTAAGGCGCTACTTGCCGGCGACGGAGGAGGAGAGCACCGGCTTCAGCGCGCACGAGGACGCCAGCTGCATCACCTTGATCTGCCAGGATGATGTCGGGGGCCTCGAGGTCCTCAAGGACGGCCACTGGGTACCGGCGGAGCCCGGCGGCGGCAGCATCATCGTCAACATCGGCGATGTCATAAAG GTGCTGagcaacagcaagctgaagagcgcGACACACCGGGTGGTGAGCAAAGCTGCACACAGGCACTCGTTGTCGTTCTTCTCCAACCCGCACGGCGATAGGTGGGTGGAACCGCTGCCGGAGTTCACGGCCAAGATCGGCGAGGCGCCGCGGTACAGGGGGTTCCTGTACAAGGAGTACCAGCGGCTGCTCGTGAGGAACAAGACCCATCCGCCGGCCAGGCACGAGGATGTCGTTAACATCACCCGCTACGCGATCTAG